The following proteins come from a genomic window of Methanosarcina sp. MTP4:
- a CDS encoding DUF86 domain-containing protein, which yields MGLEIIDKLEMLEEYINNLRELQQHSLEELANDYVLRGAVERYMQVSLECMLDIGEMIISMERIKRPDAYKEIFRTLGENGILPEAFARKLEPAAGFRNVLVHMYAKVDLERLYDNLQKGVEDMELYLEYIARYLAGKED from the coding sequence ATGGGACTGGAAATAATTGACAAGCTCGAAATGCTTGAAGAGTACATAAATAATTTGCGGGAACTCCAGCAGCACAGCCTTGAAGAACTGGCTAACGATTACGTCCTGAGAGGAGCTGTCGAAAGGTACATGCAAGTCTCTCTGGAGTGCATGCTGGACATCGGGGAGATGATTATTTCGATGGAGAGGATAAAACGTCCTGATGCTTACAAAGAAATATTCCGTACCCTGGGTGAAAATGGAATCCTTCCCGAAGCCTTTGCCAGGAAACTCGAACCTGCTGCGGGTTTCAGGAACGTGCTTGTCCATATGTATGCAAAAGTAGACCTTGAAAGGCTTTATGATAACCTGCAAAAAGGCGTTGAAGACATGGAACTCTACCTTGAATATATTGCACGGTATCTTGCCGGGAAAGAGGATTGA
- a CDS encoding nucleotidyltransferase domain-containing protein, whose protein sequence is MQPSTPQIALEELEYKLSEFFSAVDSVTVAYLFGSTVRGEANGLSDIDIAVLFDEAVTRKEAFDLQLELIGELGVLLKTNNIDLVILNESPLLLTYNVIRDGIILKSNERKRVLFETRIMSKYLDRDYYVKRHMKMTLERMAKGRFRWDWK, encoded by the coding sequence ATGCAGCCCTCTACTCCACAAATAGCCCTCGAAGAGCTTGAATATAAGCTGAGCGAGTTTTTTTCCGCCGTGGATAGTGTTACGGTTGCTTACCTTTTCGGTTCAACCGTCCGGGGAGAGGCTAACGGGCTGAGCGATATAGACATCGCTGTGCTTTTTGATGAAGCCGTTACAAGAAAGGAAGCTTTTGACCTTCAGCTGGAGCTCATCGGGGAACTGGGAGTCCTTCTTAAAACAAACAATATAGACCTCGTGATCCTTAACGAGTCTCCCCTGCTCCTCACCTATAACGTTATCCGTGATGGAATTATTTTGAAATCCAATGAGCGAAAAAGGGTTTTGTTCGAAACCAGGATCATGTCGAAATACCTGGACCGGGATTACTACGTTAAAAGGCACATGAAAATGACGCTTGAAAGAATGGCAAAGGGCAGGTTCAGATGGGACTGGAAATAA
- a CDS encoding class I SAM-dependent methyltransferase, whose product MESDAIDWNEIWKDTLQKQLKSNRNVDCSTIWYSKENARRFWRMFQDDKARAITEKRIEGMKLSPDFRVLDIGAGPGTLAIPISQRVAHVTAVEPSEGMVSVMRDNIDEHGLENVECVHKDWEAVDVESDLSAPYDVVFASYSLGMKDIRASVQKMLDASSRYVYLYWFAGETSWDMHSRKLWPLLHGREYQPAPKCDVLYNVLYDMGIYPNVSVFPFEHVHRYTTLDEAVEDFKSYYNASSDTQETILRDYFEGVLEEDDGALIQRGWSTRVKMWWEKPN is encoded by the coding sequence ATGGAATCAGATGCCATTGACTGGAACGAGATCTGGAAAGATACGCTGCAAAAACAGCTAAAATCAAACAGGAATGTGGATTGTTCAACTATCTGGTACAGTAAGGAAAACGCCAGGCGCTTCTGGAGGATGTTCCAGGATGATAAGGCAAGGGCAATAACCGAGAAGAGAATTGAAGGCATGAAACTCTCCCCCGACTTCAGGGTCCTCGATATAGGAGCCGGGCCAGGGACCCTTGCAATCCCGATTTCACAGCGGGTCGCCCACGTAACCGCCGTAGAGCCTTCGGAAGGCATGGTGAGTGTCATGCGGGACAACATCGATGAGCACGGACTCGAAAACGTCGAATGTGTGCACAAAGACTGGGAAGCCGTTGATGTCGAATCCGACCTTTCCGCCCCCTATGACGTGGTTTTTGCCTCGTATTCCCTGGGTATGAAAGACATACGCGCCTCGGTTCAAAAGATGCTGGACGCTTCCTCAAGGTACGTTTACCTCTACTGGTTTGCAGGGGAAACCTCCTGGGACATGCATTCCCGGAAGCTCTGGCCCCTTCTTCACGGAAGGGAGTACCAGCCAGCCCCGAAGTGCGATGTTCTCTACAACGTGCTCTATGACATGGGGATCTACCCGAATGTAAGCGTCTTTCCCTTCGAGCACGTCCACAGGTATACAACCCTTGATGAAGCTGTTGAGGATTTCAAGTCCTACTACAATGCAAGCTCCGATACCCAGGAAACCATCCTCAGGGACTACTTTGAAGGCGTGCTTGAGGAAGATGACGGAGCCCTTATTCAGAGAGGGTGGTCTACAAGGGTAAAGATGTGGTGGGAAAAACCAAACTGA
- a CDS encoding tetratricopeptide repeat protein produces MSSEEAKETSFKGNADESSGEASFEEVAYVLDDSENAGEDVSEEEVAAEWNGYGLDLVKMGKYREAIVAFDNAIKLDPKNFCLLNNKAAALEGIGKYEEALKLYEKAVEIFPEDPDLWNNMAFSLSQVGKYDKAVVAYEKALKLRPDYPNAWYGKALNLNQMGAYEKAVEAFEKVLEEDSNYKEAWVGKGIALAQLGMYDEAVIAYDRAIELDPGFSEAWYYKGVDLDSIGSYRQAMKAYEKALELDPLNDDAWNNLGIDLENLEEYEKAVETFEKSIEINPTNADVWYNKGFTLSQMQKFEEALEAFKKALELNPEYFDAYSSLGFVLAQLKRFEEAVEIYDNVLKINPEIADAWFGKAVCLSFLDRGDEADAAFRKAVELDPRYAGIGENIQ; encoded by the coding sequence ATGAGTTCTGAAGAAGCGAAGGAAACGAGTTTTAAGGGAAATGCCGATGAAAGCAGCGGGGAAGCATCCTTTGAGGAAGTGGCCTATGTTCTGGACGATTCGGAAAATGCTGGTGAGGATGTTTCCGAAGAAGAAGTTGCAGCCGAATGGAACGGGTACGGGCTTGACCTCGTTAAGATGGGGAAGTACAGGGAAGCAATAGTTGCTTTTGACAATGCTATCAAACTGGACCCGAAGAATTTCTGCCTCCTGAACAACAAGGCTGCAGCACTCGAAGGAATCGGGAAATACGAGGAGGCCCTCAAACTGTATGAAAAAGCTGTTGAGATTTTCCCGGAAGACCCGGACCTGTGGAACAACATGGCTTTTTCCCTTTCCCAGGTAGGAAAATACGATAAGGCAGTTGTAGCCTACGAAAAAGCTCTCAAACTCAGGCCTGACTATCCCAACGCCTGGTACGGAAAGGCCCTTAACCTGAACCAGATGGGAGCCTACGAAAAGGCTGTTGAAGCTTTTGAAAAGGTCCTTGAGGAAGACTCGAATTACAAGGAAGCCTGGGTAGGGAAGGGAATCGCCCTCGCACAGCTGGGAATGTATGACGAAGCCGTTATTGCCTATGACAGGGCAATCGAGTTAGACCCCGGTTTTTCCGAAGCCTGGTACTACAAGGGCGTGGACCTAGACAGTATAGGGAGCTACAGGCAGGCCATGAAAGCTTATGAAAAGGCGCTGGAACTCGATCCCCTTAACGATGATGCCTGGAACAACCTGGGCATAGACCTGGAAAACCTTGAAGAGTATGAAAAGGCAGTAGAAACTTTTGAAAAGTCCATTGAAATCAACCCTACAAACGCCGATGTCTGGTACAACAAGGGTTTCACCCTGAGCCAGATGCAGAAATTCGAGGAAGCCCTGGAAGCCTTCAAAAAAGCCCTTGAGCTTAACCCTGAATACTTCGATGCCTATTCAAGCCTGGGCTTCGTGCTCGCTCAGCTCAAACGCTTTGAAGAAGCTGTGGAAATCTATGACAATGTTCTCAAAATCAACCCGGAGATCGCCGATGCCTGGTTTGGGAAAGCCGTCTGTCTCAGTTTCCTCGACAGGGGAGACGAAGCCGATGCAGCTTTCCGGAAAGCCGTTGAACTGGACCCCAGGTATGCCGGAATTGGCGAGAATATTCAGTGA
- a CDS encoding HAD family hydrolase: protein MNENQPSFLRAVLFDMDNTLFDFVAAKLVACRKILAYLGTENNRGKEKKEKAANAEELFRYFLRGVHGFEDYENIKDYMQERNLFTLPAYSKCCEIYEKEKLENLELYPGVRATFDELKKLDLKLAVITDADSAHARARLGKVGLLDSFELMVAADMTGRKKPDPEPFLYALRDLGVKPGETLVVGDNLLRDIAPARKLGLHTAYAAYGDWKDWRKSGEIAQAFDFRLNTFPDLLHCICSLKEQN, encoded by the coding sequence ATGAACGAAAACCAGCCCAGCTTTTTGAGAGCAGTCCTCTTTGATATGGACAATACCCTTTTCGACTTCGTAGCAGCAAAGCTCGTAGCCTGCAGGAAGATCCTTGCCTACCTGGGAACGGAAAACAATAGGGGTAAAGAAAAAAAAGAGAAAGCCGCAAATGCGGAAGAACTTTTCAGGTACTTCCTGAGAGGAGTCCATGGTTTTGAAGATTACGAAAATATAAAGGACTACATGCAGGAAAGGAACCTTTTTACACTCCCTGCCTACAGCAAGTGCTGTGAAATCTACGAGAAGGAAAAACTGGAAAACCTCGAACTCTATCCCGGCGTAAGGGCTACCTTTGACGAACTAAAAAAACTGGACCTGAAACTCGCAGTCATAACGGATGCCGACAGCGCCCATGCCCGGGCAAGGCTCGGAAAAGTCGGGCTCCTTGACTCCTTTGAACTAATGGTTGCCGCGGACATGACAGGTCGAAAAAAACCTGACCCCGAACCTTTCCTTTACGCCCTCCGGGACCTGGGAGTGAAACCCGGGGAAACCCTTGTCGTGGGGGACAACCTCCTGAGAGACATTGCCCCTGCCCGCAAACTCGGCCTGCACACGGCATACGCCGCCTATGGAGACTGGAAAGACTGGAGAAAATCCGGGGAAATCGCTCAAGCCTTCGATTTCCGGCTCAATACCTTCCCGGATCTGCTTCACTGCATCTGCTCCCTGAAAGAGCAAAACTGA
- a CDS encoding tetratricopeptide repeat protein — translation MTSNDWYNKGVAFQELKRFKEALDAYNKALEISPNNAKIWFSKGMVLKCMMNHDLALEAMNKSLEINPVDAKTWYCKAELLYDLMQYEEALDAYNKAVEIAPDDPEVWHMRGVAFREMRLYEEAMDDLEKAIKLYEKSYDLNAMSASEWCKKGMGLCKVRSYEEALEAFNRAIELNPGNGKALYNKGVALRWLGNNDESKLYIKRAVEIFDKKIKANPENARFWYNKGIALRDLEKYKEALEAFEKAIDINPNFTKAWIGKGIVYDRVKKHQKAMEAYEKAVDVNPVYSDLL, via the coding sequence ATGACGTCCAATGACTGGTACAATAAAGGCGTTGCATTCCAGGAACTTAAAAGGTTTAAAGAAGCCCTGGATGCTTACAACAAAGCTCTTGAAATTAGCCCTAATAATGCAAAAATCTGGTTCAGCAAGGGAATGGTTCTGAAATGTATGATGAATCATGATTTGGCCCTCGAGGCAATGAATAAATCCCTTGAGATCAATCCCGTGGATGCTAAAACCTGGTACTGCAAAGCTGAGTTGCTCTACGACCTGATGCAGTATGAAGAGGCTCTTGATGCGTATAACAAGGCTGTGGAAATCGCTCCCGATGACCCTGAAGTCTGGCACATGCGCGGGGTAGCCTTTCGGGAAATGAGGTTATACGAAGAAGCCATGGATGACCTGGAAAAAGCGATCAAGCTCTATGAGAAGAGCTATGACCTGAACGCCATGAGCGCAAGCGAATGGTGCAAGAAGGGAATGGGCCTCTGCAAGGTAAGAAGTTACGAGGAAGCCCTGGAAGCTTTTAACCGGGCAATCGAATTGAACCCCGGGAATGGAAAGGCCCTCTACAACAAAGGGGTTGCTCTCCGCTGGCTTGGAAACAATGACGAATCAAAGCTGTACATTAAAAGAGCCGTGGAGATTTTTGACAAAAAGATCAAAGCAAATCCCGAGAACGCCAGGTTCTGGTATAACAAGGGCATTGCCCTGAGGGACCTGGAGAAATACAAAGAAGCCCTTGAAGCCTTCGAAAAAGCCATTGATATCAACCCGAACTTTACCAAAGCCTGGATAGGCAAAGGTATAGTATACGACAGGGTCAAGAAGCATCAGAAAGCTATGGAAGCCTACGAAAAAGCAGTAGACGTAAATCCGGTATACTCGGACCTTCTCTAA
- a CDS encoding PleD family two-component system response regulator, with the protein MTERNLDLEILKLIEEHPEISDSVIADNLSVPEELVKARITSFQDTREKILIADDDPEALTSLSKVLEAENYSLAGASDGFTALEAVKSQRPDLVLLDLKLPGIDGFEVCKKLKSDPLCRHVPVMLLSSKDEPGVRIEGFETGAEDFIVKPVNPLELKTRIRMILRRNWA; encoded by the coding sequence ATGACTGAGAGAAATCTCGATTTGGAAATTTTGAAATTAATTGAAGAGCATCCTGAAATCAGTGACAGCGTAATTGCAGACAACCTTTCGGTTCCCGAGGAACTGGTAAAAGCCCGGATTACAAGCTTTCAGGACACGCGCGAGAAGATCCTGATAGCTGATGATGATCCGGAAGCCCTGACATCTCTTTCGAAGGTGCTTGAGGCTGAGAATTACAGTCTTGCCGGAGCTTCGGATGGTTTTACTGCTCTTGAGGCGGTTAAATCCCAGAGGCCGGACCTTGTCCTGCTCGACCTGAAGCTTCCGGGGATTGACGGGTTTGAAGTCTGCAAGAAGTTAAAGAGTGACCCCCTTTGCAGGCATGTGCCGGTGATGCTGCTCAGCTCAAAGGACGAGCCGGGTGTTAGAATAGAGGGTTTCGAAACCGGAGCTGAGGACTTCATTGTGAAACCTGTTAATCCCCTGGAGCTGAAAACCCGGATAAGGATGATCCTGCGGCGGAACTGGGCCTGA
- a CDS encoding helix-turn-helix domain-containing protein, producing MDTLEKIFGKTAQMTVLKNLIGHQNESTYLSGIAEETGLSHSSVSRVITPLIETGIVIEKPLGKQIRTFQLDMENEATQLIIDFYSKINQMVE from the coding sequence ATGGACACACTAGAAAAAATATTTGGAAAAACTGCACAGATGACAGTACTTAAAAACCTGATCGGACACCAGAATGAATCAACCTACCTTTCCGGGATTGCAGAAGAAACCGGCCTGTCTCACTCAAGCGTTTCAAGGGTTATAACCCCCCTGATCGAAACAGGCATAGTAATCGAAAAACCCCTCGGAAAGCAGATCCGGACCTTCCAGTTAGACATGGAAAACGAGGCAACTCAGCTAATCATTGACTTCTATAGTAAGATCAACCAGATGGTAGAGTAA
- a CDS encoding DUF4198 domain-containing protein → MKNALKYLFIIGLILCSTGMASAHFTMIFPSDDEASVFDVTPKDFIADLGEEKTVYIIWGHPYEHILFDLDPAPTVSIYKPDGSVEELEVSKISVPGQDEEGNDGEFVAYKASFIVDQMGDTIVAVRYVSEGEELIDYTKAVIHCGEEVWEGWDAAVGQKTELVPYVRPYGMEEGFVFSGKALYEGEALADSIVEVEKYHTLEAGREIVEDAEALFPYDAPMVFTRQVKSNADGYFVYTLDEPGIWYVGATKENEGEYSVRGVLEVPVLEAFPTEETPVETVILSEEGAEAEEEGEESTSAPGFGAVFAVGGMLAVLFLTRRK, encoded by the coding sequence ATGAAAAATGCATTAAAATACCTCTTTATTATCGGGCTCATTCTCTGCTCGACGGGGATGGCAAGTGCACACTTTACCATGATCTTCCCGAGTGACGATGAAGCCAGTGTTTTCGATGTAACCCCCAAAGATTTCATAGCAGATCTGGGCGAAGAAAAAACCGTTTACATAATCTGGGGACACCCCTACGAACACATCCTCTTTGACCTGGACCCTGCCCCCACGGTAAGTATTTACAAGCCGGACGGAAGCGTCGAGGAACTTGAAGTAAGCAAGATAAGCGTCCCCGGCCAGGATGAGGAAGGCAACGATGGGGAATTCGTAGCCTATAAAGCTTCTTTTATCGTTGACCAGATGGGCGACACCATTGTGGCTGTCAGGTACGTCTCCGAAGGAGAGGAACTTATTGACTACACCAAGGCAGTTATCCACTGCGGGGAAGAAGTCTGGGAAGGCTGGGACGCTGCAGTTGGACAGAAGACCGAACTGGTCCCCTATGTGAGGCCCTACGGCATGGAAGAAGGTTTCGTCTTCTCAGGAAAAGCCCTGTATGAAGGAGAAGCTCTCGCAGACTCCATAGTGGAAGTCGAAAAATACCACACCCTCGAAGCAGGCAGGGAAATTGTCGAGGATGCCGAAGCTCTTTTCCCCTACGACGCCCCCATGGTCTTCACCAGGCAGGTCAAATCCAACGCCGACGGGTACTTCGTATACACCCTTGATGAGCCGGGAATCTGGTACGTGGGCGCAACAAAGGAAAATGAAGGAGAATACAGCGTAAGAGGCGTACTGGAAGTGCCTGTCCTGGAAGCCTTCCCGACCGAAGAGACCCCTGTCGAGACTGTCATTCTCTCGGAAGAAGGAGCTGAAGCCGAAGAAGAAGGCGAGGAAAGCACAAGCGCTCCTGGCTTTGGAGCTGTCTTTGCCGTAGGCGGAATGCTTGCAGTCCTCTTCCTCACAAGGAGAAAGTAA